Part of the Henckelia pumila isolate YLH828 chromosome 2, ASM3356847v2, whole genome shotgun sequence genome is shown below.
CACTCCTGAAGCATAAAAACTACATCTGGATTCTGGACAGATAACCATCACATGTGGAGGTAGAACATTAAGTTAGAAGTAATTACTCCAGAACTCGAGAAACCACCGTCAGTTTTCCttgttttttggaaaaaaaaatatctacATATTAGAAAACCTATATTCACAATGGAGGTGGGGGATCGAAAGATAGGCACGTATATGAAACTCATATTATGGGTCAAATCAGAGAGATGTCAACTTATCGATACACACATAGCATCCAACCACAGAAAATGTTTCTCTCCATCATTATGTCGATTAACTGTAGCAACTCtttatcttgatcacatatAATGCATCTCGATATTGGCATGTTTCATTTTCTTGATTTCGTCTCCACAAATCTCTATAACCATGTCCCAGGAACATAAACTCAATTTTTTCTTGGTGCTATATTGACAAGCTGGTGGTAAATAGCCATGATGCAACCTACAATTTTTATTACACAACGATAATTTCAATCCATCACATCACTCCACAAAACAATTATACCTTGCCCAGTCCACATTCTTTGGAGTTGTAAGGAATTCAAATCGAAGAGCCCATTGAACAGAGACATATCGAGTGGAAAATGTCATGACCCCATCCATAGGAATGGAAAATAGAAAGCTTGTTTGTATTAAATCTGCCACAACCTCGTGGTGATCACTATAAACCTGCAGAATCAAACACAAGTAAGAAATCTGTGACACGTTGGATACTGGTGCTCTTAAATAAACAAtcatcaaactcattttcaCAACATAGTAGTTTTCggcattaaaaaaaaactattaagCACCTTGGTAATAGTAGGAGAATGCCTTCGAGAAGGATGCACAAAGCGCCGACTCACAGTCTCTGACATCTCCAAAGTTATTGATAGCTAAAAAGCATCAGAAACCAAGAAAAACTTGGTAATTCTATAAATAGGAGACCAAATGTTAACACATAACAGGAACTCACAACTATAAAGTTTTGTGATGAACAGTACCTCGAGGCATCTCCTAGCCCCTTCTTCACGAAAGAAAGTAAGAGTTCCACCTATCTGAGAGCAGAAAGTAATTTAAAAGACAATGATATGGCATAAAAAAGAGAACCGGATTATCAAGCTACTACCATATCACTGAAGTAGTAAGTTGAATCAGAGTTTTTAGGAGAAAATCTCAGAAGAATTTGGTCATCCAGTCTGATATTATACGATTTCCCTCTAACAAACCCTTCTGCTGCAGAGAATGTtcacaaaaaattaatattgaaACAATTTAGGGCTAAAATATCATAATGCAAAGACAGTAATTACATGGTCCAGATTCAACAGATCCAGAGGCAGATGGTGCTCTTGCGtcatcaacttcagaaaatgcTCTAAGAGGTTTTAGAGGTTGACTTGGAGATTCAACAGCCGGAGACCTATCTGGGGACAGCGAACAAAAGTTAAGTTGAAAACATAATTATTAAAGTCTCCAGACATCTGAAGACACACATGTGCACCGTAGACCATGCACAAGGAATAAGATGAACTGTGATGTGATGCATGGAAGTACTTTACAAACAACTGAAAGATAatgaaacaaatatttattatcaTACAACCGTGTATGAATAGCTAACTATGTATATAGCATTTGAGCTGGAATTTATAATCTCTTCATTCAAAGAGTGTAATCCCCCTCGAgcgtttaatatatatatatatatatatatatccaaaggTTATTATGATAGAAAGTCACATCATGAACACGGGAacataagaattcaaaatacaCCATGCAACTACTGAACTTTCATGCGGCAGTCCAtacacaacacacacatatcTGTTACATTACCGCCGATTGAATCATGCATAACCTCAGCCACTGATAAGCGAGGAAGGGCGGTGTTTGAAGATATGCTAGGGCGTCCTTCAATATAGAAAGAACCTCTATTTGACGACCTCACAGCAAATGATTGCAAGGATAATGAACTTCCAAAGGTCTTGTTTACATCTTCCTTCATATGGTTAAAGGAAGAAACAGATGAAATATCATCCCGTGAGCTTTCATAGCCTTCCTCAACTTCATCAAAAACCTCATTCACTTTAGCCTACAAAGAAATTCCACTTCAAAATCTCAACCTTGTCTTTCTTGCACTTTTGACAAACTCACTACTCCCATAAAGGAACTATGTTAAAGAATTAATCTAAAGGTACTGAATCAGCTGCAGATGACAAAACTTTACCCAGTCAGTATCGGAATCCAtttctttccagtatacatccAAGAGGATAGTAGACACAGGAACAATTCCTAAAAGACCATTTCAGAAGACAAATTAAAATCACAGATCTAAAAAATTGTAATTTCCCTTTTTAATTAACAGGAAAAGGAAAttcacccaaaaaaaaaaaaggaaagtcacctaaaaaaaaaaggaaagtcacccaaaaaaaaatagatgGGCAGACCCCCACATGAAGATGAGCAACTAATTACGATTTACATGGAAATACAGGAACTAACACATTCGGTGTAGCTAGAtaggggaaaaaaaaaacaaaccaaGGCAAGATTTTGTGGCATGAGACAATGGTGTCATTCTGTCTAGCTTAGCACTCTCCAGTTTATCTGTTAAGATCTTTATAGTTTCTAATCCTGATGTAAAATGCCTTAAAAGCTGAACCAGTAGATTGCTTGGAAGAAAATGTGCGTGATGCAACAAACGTTGACCAATGTTAGACAGATAAGGTAGGTGAGTTTGCCTTAATTGACTCACCAGAATCTGGCATTCCCACCTTTACCCATATACAAAGAGTTAACTGAAAAAATGATTTGACAGCTTAAGGACAACGTCAAGTTTTCAATTACCCAACATAATTGACTGTCTAGTTAAATAAACGCTACATTTTCTTGAGTAAACAAACACCATATTTGCTTTGGGAATACGACATAAATGGGTCCTAAACAAAACTCAATAGGTGATATACTGATATCTGACTCATCATGCATGTAAAGTAAGAAAAAGAAATATAGGGTGCCAAAGAAAATAATAACCGGTAGTTTCACAAACAAAATAAAGAGACAGAGTTGGAGCAAATTTACCATCACTGAGACCTTCATCACAATGCAAGCCATTGTTTTTCTGAGTGACCCATATCTGTAATGGTATTCTAGTTTCCTGTAAAGTTTTTGAGCCGCAAGAATTATTGTTAATAGATGAACCTTGGTCAAAAGAAATGAAACAACCTTTAACAATCAGAAAGAAACAATACTTATTCAATTACTACACACTTGTATAAAACAGCATTTACAAAAATTACATGTTCATCTTTGCCAAGGAAAATCAAAGtgaaaattaatgaaaaacaagctgaatcaaaaaacatagtggcaattggaaaaaaaatttaaaactttaaatGAGTTACAAAATACAATAATTCGTTTTTCCTACATTTGTACAATTTGACGAAAAGTAGAAGGATATGTTGAAAGAAATTATTGCGTCTGTAAATGAAGCAAAAGGGTTACTGCATCCAAGTAATAGTGGGCAGAATTTTCAGTTAGAAAACGGTGCAGAGGAAACTTAACAGTGAAGCCACATGCCCAATATCATGCAAGAATTTTACTGGAAACAAAAGCGTGGAACTATTCTAGAAAGTGCAAATAATAAACTAAGCCCTTTATTTACAAACACAGAATAAAGCACACCATTTCAGAAAAGTCTTGTATTGACTCTCCATGAGAGGGTCCATTATCCAAAATTATATACTGTCCAGATAATGAACTCCTAACATAGTACAGATAACGGATAGTTGCTCCTCTATAGGATGGAGGTGTAATGCTCGGTAAAAGGGTGCGCACCATATCTGCAACCACGAAACAATTTAATTTCAACAAAAGCTAGAACCACATGAGAAACGAAAACCCTGGGAATGTAGATGAACAAGAAAAAAGCAACATTCAACAAAGTTCACTCGTGCTTACAAGTTTTAGTGGCCCCACCGGAAAGGATTTGATTTGAAACTAAAGTGGAAGTGGAGCAATCCATGAATACATACTCACCTGAGAAGGATATGACACATTGTTACTGTCTAGCTCATCATGCAGAAAGTCTTAGCATTTCTTTATCGTGTTTTTTACACAATTAGTTTCCTACAGATATCCCACTCGCTTTATTTTTCCTTTGGAAATGGAAAATGGAAAATGGAAAATGGAATATTATATTGCAGTAGGGGGAAGGAACCTCAGCCAGTGATTGTTAGCATACAACCTGCAGGTGTATGATTCAGATATGTCCAATATAAATATGGAGGGTACTTGCAACCATGTCACCCACAAGTCAGTAAATCTGGACGTCGCATGTAATTGTAAGAAGCCTACTGAAACTACTTATAGGAGCAGCGATGTGTTCTTAATCCTAATCACATAACTCGTAGAAAGATTTAAAAATGCCAATAGAAGATGAACATACCATTCGAGTAAGTATTTCTTGATCAGAAAAATAATGTGGGAAGGGAACCTCTATCCTTTCATCACTCTGGTTTAAGAACAAAAGACCTAGCAATTTTGTTGGCCCATCTCTATTAGACAGGGCCTTCACAACAAGGGAGTGGTTGTAAGAgctgcttttttttttaatacttcCTGTaagatttaataatttaatatcacCATTTTTTAAGTGTGGAAAGAAGAGATACCATACTAACTtaatgaaactcaagaacatcatTAATAACAATCAACTTGGAATAAAATTATATCTCCATGGATTGAAATCTTGCATGAATCACAATTGATCGAGATCATTACACCTTTAGCTTTAAGGATTCAGATAGACAGCACCAGAGTCACCTAATTTTATTTTAGGATAAAAATATCCTGCTCTCAATCATACTACGAATATCACTTTTCCCAGTATTCTCGTTGATGGAAACTTTATTTATCACCACTCAACCATTCAAAATTGGCAATGCCCAGGCCAACAAGAAACGACATTGCGAAAATTTCAACGAAAATGAGGCTACGTGAgacgataaaaaaaaatctaatctaAAAAATTCAGAAGTACCACGGCGCTGCTTAGAGTCATGAGACGGCTTGGGA
Proteins encoded:
- the LOC140882866 gene encoding uncharacterized protein — its product is MPTNKPSRRFSFFGFAADSYSAGEASNRSDLPLPLLKLEADRQVYTPGDLVTITIEIKNQANLLSLLIEKLSFEIKGIEKLDTQWFSTPKPSHDSKQRRGEYVFMDCSTSTLVSNQILSGGATKTYMVRTLLPSITPPSYRGATIRYLYYVRSSLSGQYIILDNGPSHGESIQDFSEMETRIPLQIWVTQKNNGLHCDEGLSDGIVPVSTILLDVYWKEMDSDTDWAKVNEVFDEVEEGYESSRDDISSVSSFNHMKEDVNKTFGSSLSLQSFAVRSSNRGSFYIEGRPSISSNTALPRLSVAEVMHDSIGDRSPAVESPSQPLKPLRAFSEVDDARAPSASGSVESGPSEGFVRGKSYNIRLDDQILLRFSPKNSDSTYYFSDMIGGTLTFFREEGARRCLELSITLEMSETVSRRFVHPSRRHSPTITKVYSDHHEVVADLIQTSFLFSIPMDGVMTFSTRYVSVQWALRFEFLTTPKNVDWARYEHPLLIEGRDKCEWTLPITVHAPPLGAAAAQTRNQRPFSFETLWVRT